From one Pseudomonas sp. B21-048 genomic stretch:
- a CDS encoding phosphate-starvation-inducible protein PsiE → MKINWAENLRQNVHQLAESLGNLFVETFHYLALFAIGAVTAWAAVMEFLQMIEAGHIKIDDILLLFIYLELGAMVGIYFKTNHMPVRFLIYVAITALTRLLISNVSHHNPPDVGIIYLCGGILLLAFAILVVRYASSQFPSVKIEHPQRKIGAGSGEHPEVEKGEL, encoded by the coding sequence GTGAAAATCAACTGGGCCGAGAATCTGCGGCAGAACGTGCACCAACTGGCCGAGTCCCTGGGCAACCTGTTCGTCGAGACCTTCCACTACCTCGCGCTGTTCGCCATCGGTGCAGTCACCGCGTGGGCGGCGGTGATGGAATTCTTGCAGATGATCGAGGCGGGGCACATCAAGATCGATGACATCTTGCTGCTGTTCATCTACCTGGAACTGGGGGCGATGGTCGGGATTTACTTCAAGACCAACCACATGCCGGTGCGCTTCCTGATCTACGTGGCGATCACCGCACTGACGCGGCTGCTGATCTCCAACGTCTCGCACCACAATCCGCCAGACGTGGGGATTATCTACCTGTGCGGCGGGATTCTGCTGCTGGCGTTTGCGATTCTGGTGGTGCGTTACGCCTCGTCGCAATTCCCTTCGGTGAAGATCGAACACCCGCAGCGCAAGATCGGTGCGGGTTCCGGTGAGCATCCCGAAGTGGAGAAGGGCGAGCTTTAA
- a CDS encoding DUF3509 domain-containing protein: MDNPFQLITDAFAPDYQVNLSIQGLDGSIMLTLSKSGRVVAKRMISAEQRNDPKRLKRLVQSIQFGIAIEQGHSAVAILEAMTDGDNRNPPPPLVKSRPRPSMGL, translated from the coding sequence ATGGACAACCCTTTTCAGCTCATTACCGATGCCTTTGCACCGGATTATCAAGTCAACCTGAGCATTCAGGGTCTGGACGGCAGCATCATGCTGACCCTCTCCAAAAGTGGCCGCGTGGTGGCCAAACGGATGATCAGCGCCGAACAGCGCAATGATCCCAAGCGCCTCAAACGCCTGGTGCAAAGCATTCAATTCGGCATCGCCATCGAACAGGGCCACAGCGCCGTGGCCATCCTCGAAGCCATGACCGACGGCGACAATCGCAACCCGCCGCCGCCCTTGGTCAAATCCCGGCCCCGACCTTCAATGGGGCTTTAA
- a CDS encoding serine/threonine transporter translates to MTDVRTPAADNPAVDLTRNSEITHKGWSKHDTTWMLGLYGTAIGAGTLFLPINAGVGGFWPLLLLAVLAFPMTFFAHRGLTRFVLSGRSGDITEVVEEHFGIGAGKLITLLYFFAIFPILLVYSVALTNTLSSLMEHQLHMTPPPRAILSLGLILGLMAIVRCGQGVIVKCMSVLVYPFVAALLLLGVSLIPNWNGAFFATASEGMPLPLFFKTLWLAIPVMVFSFNHSPIISAFAVDQKQRYGEQAERKSSGILAIAHAMMVVTVMFFCFSCVLALSPADLAAAKAQNISILSYLANHFQTPVIAYAAPLIALVAITKSFLGHYIGASEGFQGLIVKSLRGRGRVMSSSWLNRVTALFMILSCWAVATFNPSILGMIETLGGPIIACLLFLMPMYAIRRVPALRQYSNQASNVFVVLIGLIALSAIIYSFMP, encoded by the coding sequence ATGACCGATGTACGTACACCTGCTGCCGATAATCCTGCTGTAGACCTGACCCGCAATAGCGAAATAACCCACAAAGGCTGGAGCAAACACGACACCACCTGGATGCTCGGCCTCTATGGCACGGCGATTGGCGCCGGCACGCTGTTCCTGCCGATCAACGCCGGTGTCGGTGGTTTCTGGCCGCTGCTGCTCCTGGCGGTACTGGCCTTTCCGATGACCTTCTTCGCCCACCGTGGCCTGACGCGCTTCGTGTTGTCCGGCCGTTCCGGGGACATTACCGAAGTGGTGGAAGAACACTTCGGCATCGGTGCCGGCAAGCTGATCACGCTGCTGTATTTCTTCGCGATCTTCCCGATTTTGCTGGTGTACAGCGTGGCGCTGACCAACACCCTGAGCAGCCTCATGGAGCACCAGTTGCACATGACCCCGCCTCCTCGGGCGATTCTGTCGCTGGGGCTGATTCTCGGCCTGATGGCGATCGTACGTTGTGGTCAGGGCGTCATCGTCAAATGCATGAGCGTGCTGGTTTACCCGTTCGTCGCGGCGTTGCTGCTGCTCGGCGTCAGCCTGATCCCGAACTGGAACGGCGCATTCTTCGCCACCGCCAGTGAAGGCATGCCGCTGCCGCTGTTCTTCAAGACCTTGTGGCTGGCGATCCCGGTAATGGTGTTCTCGTTCAACCATTCGCCGATCATCTCCGCCTTCGCCGTCGATCAGAAACAGCGTTACGGCGAGCAAGCCGAACGCAAAAGCAGCGGCATCCTCGCCATCGCCCACGCGATGATGGTGGTGACGGTGATGTTCTTCTGCTTCAGCTGCGTGCTGGCGCTGTCCCCGGCTGATTTGGCCGCCGCGAAGGCGCAGAACATTTCGATCCTGTCGTACCTGGCCAACCACTTCCAGACCCCGGTCATCGCTTACGCGGCGCCGTTGATTGCGCTGGTGGCGATCACCAAATCCTTCCTCGGCCATTACATCGGCGCCAGCGAAGGTTTTCAGGGCCTGATCGTGAAAAGCCTGCGTGGCCGTGGTCGCGTCATGTCCAGCAGTTGGCTGAACCGAGTCACTGCGCTGTTCATGATCCTCAGCTGCTGGGCCGTCGCGACCTTCAATCCAAGCATCCTGGGCATGATCGAAACCCTCGGCGGACCGATCATCGCGTGCCTGTTGTTCCTGATGCCGATGTACGCCATCCGCCGCGTGCCGGCGTTGCGCCAGTACTCGAATCAGGCCTCGAACGTGTTCGTGGTATTGATCGGCTTGATTGCACTGTCTGCGATCATCTACTCGTTCATGCCCTGA
- a CDS encoding L-serine ammonia-lyase encodes MAISVFDLFKVGIGPSSSHTVGPMRAAATFAQALIEQHLLADVRRVEIRLYGSLSATGVGHATDRACVIGLMGEWPDSIDPTSIDSRIQTLRETGELSLAGKSTIAFNWQHDLLLLDESLPYHPNAMSLTAFGETDELFEQTYYSVGGGFIIEAAEAESGIAPTSDVVLPYDFSSAAELLKLCNQHGLRVSELMMANERAWRSDAEIRQGLLHIWSVMRECVEQGLRHEGILPGGLNVPRRAAKLHRSLLEIGKPNVISSTLSAMEWVNLFALAVNEENAAGGRMVTAPTNGAAGIIPAVLHYYMKFNPDASDDDVVAFFLGAAAVGILCKKNASISGAEVGCQGEVGSACAMAAAGLADVLGATPEQLENAAEIGLEHNLGLTCDPVGGLVQVPCIERNAIAAVKAINATQMALRGDGKHFISLDRVIRTMRDTGADMHDKYKETSRGGLAVSWVEC; translated from the coding sequence ATGGCTATCAGTGTTTTTGATCTTTTCAAAGTCGGCATCGGCCCGTCCAGTTCCCACACCGTCGGCCCGATGCGCGCCGCCGCAACCTTCGCCCAAGCACTGATTGAGCAACATTTACTGGCCGACGTACGGCGGGTAGAAATCCGCCTCTACGGCTCCCTTTCGGCCACTGGCGTCGGCCACGCAACCGACCGTGCCTGCGTCATAGGCCTGATGGGCGAATGGCCAGACAGCATTGATCCGACCTCCATCGACAGCCGAATCCAGACCTTGCGTGAAACCGGCGAACTGAGTCTGGCCGGTAAATCGACCATTGCCTTCAACTGGCAGCACGATCTCCTGTTGCTGGACGAGAGCCTGCCCTACCACCCCAACGCCATGTCGCTGACAGCCTTCGGCGAAACCGATGAATTGTTCGAGCAAACGTACTACTCGGTGGGCGGTGGTTTCATCATCGAAGCCGCTGAAGCCGAGTCCGGCATTGCGCCGACCAGCGATGTAGTCCTGCCGTACGATTTCTCCAGCGCCGCCGAATTGCTCAAGCTCTGCAACCAGCACGGCCTGCGGGTTTCCGAGCTGATGATGGCCAACGAACGGGCCTGGCGCAGTGACGCCGAGATCCGCCAGGGGTTGCTGCATATCTGGTCGGTGATGCGTGAATGCGTCGAGCAAGGCTTGCGTCACGAAGGCATCCTGCCCGGCGGTCTGAATGTGCCGCGCCGCGCCGCGAAATTGCACCGCAGCCTGTTGGAAATCGGCAAACCCAATGTCATCAGCTCCACCCTGTCAGCCATGGAGTGGGTCAACCTGTTCGCCCTCGCCGTGAACGAAGAAAACGCGGCGGGCGGACGCATGGTGACCGCGCCTACAAACGGGGCGGCAGGGATCATTCCCGCCGTGCTGCACTACTACATGAAATTCAACCCGGACGCGTCAGACGATGACGTCGTGGCGTTCTTTTTGGGCGCTGCCGCTGTAGGCATTCTCTGCAAGAAAAACGCCTCGATCTCCGGCGCCGAAGTCGGCTGTCAGGGTGAAGTCGGTTCCGCCTGCGCCATGGCTGCCGCCGGTTTGGCGGACGTGCTCGGAGCGACTCCCGAGCAACTGGAAAACGCCGCCGAAATCGGCCTGGAACACAACCTCGGCCTGACCTGCGATCCGGTCGGCGGCCTGGTGCAGGTGCCTTGCATCGAGCGCAACGCAATCGCTGCGGTGAAGGCAATCAACGCAACGCAAATGGCCCTGCGCGGCGACGGCAAACACTTCATTTCCCTGGATCGGGTGATCCGCACCATGCGCGATACCGGCGCCGACATGCACGACAAATACAAAGAAACTTCACGGGGCGGCCTGGCGGTGAGCTGGGTGGAGTGCTGA
- a CDS encoding LysR substrate-binding domain-containing protein, whose product MSRQLHAQTYVWLHVFSCAARHLSFTRCAEELHITPGAVSQQIRQLEERLGFRLFHRRARGVELSAEGQRLAITVNEAYGSIDAELRRLDAGMISGILRLRSIPSFLSKWLTPRLPRLQQRFPDIQLRLVAEDSSVPLHEGDFDLAIDLNDGSYPGLLSTALLDEQIFPVCAPSLLRARPPLHGPADLMHFPLLHDITAWRGSFEYAEWEFYLNAIGFAGADVRRGHTFNRNHLTIEAAIAGMGVAIARRTLLNDELERGTLIVPFGLAVPNHKRYVLLYAPGALSHPGVRAVHDWLVEEAGIFRSLHPLAERQM is encoded by the coding sequence ATGAGTCGCCAATTGCATGCCCAGACTTACGTCTGGCTGCACGTGTTTTCGTGTGCCGCGCGGCACTTGTCCTTCACCCGTTGCGCCGAAGAACTGCACATCACGCCGGGGGCAGTCAGTCAGCAAATTCGGCAACTGGAAGAGCGGCTGGGTTTTCGCCTGTTTCATCGTCGCGCCCGGGGCGTGGAATTGAGCGCCGAAGGCCAGCGATTGGCTATCACCGTTAACGAAGCCTACGGCAGCATCGATGCGGAATTGCGACGATTGGATGCGGGAATGATCAGCGGGATTTTGCGGTTACGCTCGATTCCCTCGTTCCTGAGCAAATGGCTGACCCCGCGCCTGCCGCGTTTACAACAGCGCTTTCCGGACATTCAGTTGCGGCTGGTGGCCGAGGACAGCAGCGTGCCGTTGCATGAAGGGGATTTCGATTTGGCCATCGACCTCAATGACGGCAGTTATCCTGGATTGTTATCCACAGCCTTGTTGGATGAGCAGATCTTTCCGGTGTGTGCCCCCAGCCTGTTGCGCGCAAGACCGCCACTGCACGGCCCGGCGGATCTGATGCATTTTCCGTTGCTGCACGATATCACCGCCTGGCGTGGTAGTTTTGAATATGCGGAGTGGGAGTTTTATCTCAACGCCATCGGCTTTGCAGGCGCGGATGTGCGGCGCGGGCATACTTTCAATCGCAATCACCTGACCATCGAAGCGGCCATTGCCGGGATGGGCGTGGCGATTGCGCGGCGAACGCTGCTCAACGATGAACTGGAGCGTGGGACGTTGATCGTGCCGTTTGGCTTGGCGGTGCCCAATCACAAGCGTTACGTGCTGCTCTATGCGCCGGGCGCGCTGAGTCATCCGGGCGTACGCGCGGTGCATGACTGGCTGGTGGAAGAGGCGGGGATATTTCGTAGTCTGCATCCGCTGGCGGAGCGGCAGATGTGA
- a CDS encoding HPF/RaiA family ribosome-associated protein has protein sequence MQIQVNSDNHIQSSIRLEEWVRTTIESTLERYEEDLTRVEVHLRDENGDKPGPHDMRCQLEARPKGHQPISVTHKAANLELAIDGAAEKLEHALEHLFGKLRGKPRAAVVPFERPTADALLEDEFLENEQAAQNG, from the coding sequence ATGCAAATCCAAGTCAATAGCGATAACCATATTCAAAGCAGCATCCGACTGGAGGAGTGGGTACGTACGACCATTGAGAGCACGCTCGAACGTTATGAAGAGGACCTGACCCGCGTCGAGGTCCATCTGCGGGACGAGAACGGCGACAAGCCCGGTCCCCACGATATGCGCTGCCAGCTGGAAGCGCGGCCAAAAGGCCACCAACCGATTTCTGTCACTCATAAAGCCGCTAACCTGGAACTGGCGATCGACGGTGCGGCCGAAAAACTCGAACATGCGCTTGAACATCTGTTCGGCAAACTGCGGGGCAAACCACGTGCCGCTGTGGTGCCGTTCGAAAGGCCTACGGCCGATGCGCTGCTGGAAGACGAGTTTCTCGAGAACGAACAGGCTGCACAAAACGGCTGA
- a CDS encoding helix-turn-helix domain-containing protein: MAALDTLQVFQALNRSPNARLEHSAELGDGMAAALWSNHHDAQDYEAPSHHTLSCYIAGGTGTFRRDQPGTKGGPDKLCILPADHQSGWVINGDIRLAHLYFSSEQFALGCVTLLDREPRELQLRERTFLEDPQQARRFRQLITLNWDEPGERLLTSSLAHEMLSHALLSQVGVREGLRLKGGLAAHQRRQLVEFIDHQLAEAISLGQLAALCALSEYHFARMFRVSFGLPPHQYVLARRLSRAQELLRGTSQPLGEIALACGFASASHFTNRFRQALGGTPGEYRQAFLR; this comes from the coding sequence ATGGCCGCACTGGATACCCTGCAAGTCTTTCAAGCGCTTAACCGCTCGCCCAATGCTCGTCTGGAGCATAGCGCCGAGCTCGGTGACGGCATGGCTGCAGCTTTGTGGAGCAACCACCACGACGCCCAGGACTACGAAGCGCCGAGCCATCACACCTTGTCCTGCTACATCGCCGGCGGCACCGGCACCTTTCGCCGCGACCAGCCCGGTACCAAGGGCGGCCCGGACAAGCTGTGCATTCTGCCGGCCGATCATCAGTCAGGCTGGGTGATCAATGGCGATATTCGCCTGGCCCACCTGTATTTCAGCTCCGAACAATTTGCCCTTGGCTGCGTCACGCTGCTGGATCGCGAACCTCGGGAATTGCAGTTGCGCGAGCGCACGTTCCTTGAAGATCCGCAGCAAGCCCGGCGCTTTCGGCAGTTGATTACCCTCAACTGGGACGAACCCGGCGAACGCCTTCTCACCAGCAGCCTGGCTCATGAAATGCTCAGCCATGCCCTACTCAGCCAGGTCGGCGTGCGTGAGGGCCTGCGCCTCAAGGGTGGGTTGGCGGCACATCAACGACGGCAGTTGGTGGAGTTCATCGATCATCAATTGGCGGAAGCGATCAGCCTTGGGCAGTTGGCGGCATTGTGTGCGTTGTCTGAATATCATTTTGCGCGGATGTTTCGTGTGAGCTTCGGTTTGCCGCCGCATCAGTATGTGTTGGCTAGACGACTGAGTCGGGCGCAGGAGTTGTTGCGCGGGACGTCGCAGCCGTTGGGGGAGATTGCATTGGCCTGTGGGTTTGCCAGCGCGAGCCATTTCACCAACCGGTTTCGTCAGGCTTTGGGTGGGACGCCCGGGGAATATCGGCAGGCATTCTTGCGGTAA